One genomic segment of Hydrocarboniclastica marina includes these proteins:
- the gspJ gene encoding type II secretion system minor pseudopilin GspJ, which translates to MALASVGKRWSSPAPAVPTARTQGGFTLLEVLIAVTLTALIGVGVSQLLSSVIDAKNGIDRVSEEFTRMQRAVVVMERDLAQAVLRPVRDAYGEPMPSLTSRAEPLAIEFTRTGWRNPLRAARSDLQRVAYEVIDDRLVRYYWDVLDRAQDTLPREQELLDGVTELSWRFLNHKREWSDGWPSDTQMQNMGPDNADEIPLPLAVEFEINHQRFGRITRLIDLGDFDYEAFATVVPGQVPDGTPPEESSGETPSDTSEPTGNSNVNPEADTTGSGGNP; encoded by the coding sequence CAAGGCGGCTTCACGCTCCTCGAAGTGCTCATTGCCGTGACCCTCACGGCATTGATCGGTGTTGGTGTCTCTCAGCTGCTCTCAAGCGTGATCGACGCCAAGAACGGCATCGATCGGGTGTCGGAAGAATTCACCCGGATGCAGCGCGCTGTCGTCGTCATGGAGCGGGACCTGGCCCAGGCTGTTTTGCGTCCCGTACGGGACGCCTACGGCGAACCGATGCCTTCACTGACCAGCCGCGCCGAACCACTCGCCATAGAATTCACCCGTACCGGCTGGCGGAACCCACTTCGTGCAGCGCGCAGTGATCTGCAGCGGGTCGCCTATGAGGTGATCGACGACAGGCTGGTCCGATACTACTGGGATGTTCTTGACCGGGCGCAGGATACGCTGCCGCGTGAGCAGGAGTTGCTTGACGGTGTGACAGAACTCAGTTGGCGCTTTCTGAACCACAAGCGGGAGTGGTCCGACGGTTGGCCCTCCGACACCCAGATGCAAAATATGGGGCCGGACAACGCTGATGAGATTCCGTTGCCGCTCGCAGTCGAGTTCGAGATTAATCACCAGCGTTTCGGGCGTATAACGCGGCTTATCGACCTTGGCGACTTCGACTATGAAGCCTTCGCGACGGTTGTGCCGGGGCAGGTCCCGGACGGAACTCCGCCCGAGGAATCGTCTGGCGAAACGCCATCTGACACCTCGGAACCGACAGGAAACTCGAACGTTAATCCTGAAGCTGATACCACCGGTAGCGGAGGTAATCCATGA